Proteins encoded within one genomic window of Chitinophaga parva:
- the icd gene encoding NADP-dependent isocitrate dehydrogenase, whose translation MPAAKISISNGQLQVPSHPIIPFIIGDGIGPDIWNASVRVFDAAVKKAYGDERKIEWKEVLAGEKAFQQTGEWLPAATLADLKEYLVSIKGPLTTPVGGGIRSLNVAMRQELDLYACVRPVRWFDKVPSPVKHPERVNMVIFRENTEDIYAGIEYMEGTPEQQKLLAFLQNEMGVKKIRFPQTSSLGIKPVSVEGTERLVRAAIKHAIEHKLPTVTIVHKGNIMKFTEGGFKNWGYALAQREFGDQVYTWEQWEKTKAAQGEEAAKKEMAVAKAHGMIIINDVIADNFLQQILLAPQEFSVVATLNLNGDYISDALAAAVGGIGIAPGGNINYITGHAVFEATHGTAPRFANTDTMNPSSVILSGVMMLEYMGWKEAANIITKGLGTAIARKRVTIDFYNLMDDATLVKCSEFADEIIKHL comes from the coding sequence ATGCCGGCAGCAAAAATCTCCATCAGCAACGGTCAATTACAGGTACCTTCTCATCCCATCATCCCCTTTATCATCGGCGACGGCATTGGCCCGGACATCTGGAACGCCAGTGTGCGCGTGTTTGACGCCGCGGTGAAGAAAGCGTATGGCGATGAAAGGAAGATAGAATGGAAAGAAGTATTAGCAGGAGAAAAAGCATTCCAGCAAACAGGCGAATGGCTGCCCGCAGCCACCCTGGCGGATCTGAAAGAATACCTGGTGTCGATCAAGGGGCCTTTGACCACGCCGGTGGGTGGCGGTATCCGCTCGCTCAACGTGGCCATGCGCCAGGAGCTGGACCTGTACGCCTGCGTACGCCCGGTGCGCTGGTTCGATAAAGTGCCTTCTCCCGTGAAGCACCCAGAACGTGTGAACATGGTGATCTTCCGCGAGAACACCGAAGATATTTATGCCGGTATTGAATATATGGAAGGCACGCCTGAGCAGCAAAAACTGCTGGCTTTCCTGCAGAACGAAATGGGTGTGAAGAAGATCCGCTTCCCGCAAACTTCTTCCCTCGGCATCAAGCCCGTGTCTGTAGAAGGTACAGAGCGCCTGGTGCGCGCCGCCATCAAGCACGCCATTGAACACAAGCTGCCCACCGTGACCATCGTGCACAAAGGCAACATCATGAAATTCACGGAAGGTGGTTTCAAGAACTGGGGCTATGCACTGGCGCAACGCGAGTTTGGCGACCAGGTATACACCTGGGAACAATGGGAAAAAACCAAGGCCGCCCAGGGCGAAGAAGCTGCCAAAAAAGAAATGGCAGTGGCCAAGGCCCACGGCATGATCATTATCAACGACGTGATTGCCGATAACTTCCTCCAGCAGATCCTGCTGGCACCCCAGGAATTTTCCGTTGTAGCTACCCTGAACCTGAACGGTGACTACATCTCCGATGCACTGGCTGCCGCTGTAGGCGGTATTGGTATTGCCCCCGGCGGTAACATCAACTACATTACCGGCCACGCAGTGTTTGAAGCCACTCACGGTACGGCGCCCCGCTTTGCCAATACAGACACCATGAACCCTTCCTCCGTGATCCTGAGCGGTGTAATGATGCTGGAATACATGGGCTGGAAAGAAGCGGCAAACATTATCACCAAAGGCCTGGGCACTGCCATCGCGCGCAAGCGCGTTACCATCGACTTCTACAACCTGATGGACGACGCCACCCTGGTAAAATGCTCTGAATTTGCCGACGAGATCATTAAGCATCTCTAA
- a CDS encoding SGNH/GDSL hydrolase family protein, with amino-acid sequence MSLTLPIHHTYLALGDSYTIGEMVPEDQRFPVQAASLLRAAGIPMDPPRIIARTGWTTDELAGAIREARVTDTYDLVTLLIGVNNQYRGRSVEDYAPEFRRLLIQAIHFAGGHASHVIVLSIPDWGVTPFARDRDGQKIAREIDAYNAANQRIAAELGAQYADITPGTRSAALDADLVAEDGLHPSGKAYEAWAKAIVPLMEQALREGISW; translated from the coding sequence ATGTCACTTACATTACCTATCCACCACACTTACCTCGCCCTGGGCGACAGCTACACCATTGGTGAAATGGTGCCCGAAGACCAGCGCTTTCCCGTACAAGCCGCGTCCCTGCTGCGCGCAGCGGGCATCCCCATGGACCCGCCCCGCATCATAGCCCGCACCGGCTGGACCACCGATGAACTGGCCGGCGCCATCCGCGAGGCCCGGGTTACGGACACGTATGACCTGGTGACCCTGCTCATTGGTGTCAACAACCAGTACCGCGGCCGTTCCGTGGAGGATTATGCACCGGAATTCCGCAGGCTGCTGATCCAGGCCATCCACTTTGCCGGCGGCCACGCCAGCCACGTGATCGTACTCTCTATCCCCGACTGGGGCGTAACCCCCTTTGCCAGGGACCGGGACGGGCAAAAGATAGCCCGGGAAATAGATGCTTACAATGCGGCCAATCAACGCATCGCCGCTGAATTGGGCGCGCAGTATGCGGACATTACCCCTGGCACCCGGAGCGCTGCCCTGGATGCGGATTTGGTGGCGGAAGACGGGCTGCACCCGTCAGGGAAGGCGTATGAAGCATGGGCAAAGGCCATCGTACCCCTGATGGAGCAGGCCCTGCGGGAAGGGATTTCCTGGTAA
- a CDS encoding LiaF transmembrane domain-containing protein — protein MEKQDIPASAPTPTPAPRGRNRNFAGLMLIAVGTFFLLDKLDLGLPEWLFQWPSLLILIGIVIAIRNDFRGGNWIALIVVGSVFLVREADPHFFNIRQELIWPIMLILVGLFIYLRHTFWPDRYDCARDDWKRRVKREARNTWEQAYYNSKMPPPPPLPNMGMGPAHAFAKQQSTTDDDFIYASAVFSGTQKTVLSKNFQGGNLTAMFGGLEVNLMQADINGTAVLHVNTFCGGTEIIVPGNWTVRLEETTMFGGSEDSRPASLLSPDPNKVLVIRGSCVFGGLEVKSY, from the coding sequence ATGGAAAAGCAAGATATACCAGCATCCGCTCCCACACCCACACCCGCTCCCCGGGGCAGGAACCGCAACTTTGCGGGCCTGATGCTCATTGCCGTGGGCACTTTCTTCCTGCTGGACAAGCTGGACCTGGGCCTGCCCGAATGGTTATTCCAGTGGCCCAGCCTCCTCATCCTCATCGGTATCGTCATCGCCATCCGCAATGATTTCCGCGGGGGAAACTGGATTGCCCTTATCGTAGTGGGCAGTGTATTCCTGGTGCGTGAAGCTGATCCCCACTTCTTTAACATCCGCCAGGAACTGATCTGGCCCATTATGCTCATCCTCGTGGGATTGTTCATTTACCTGCGCCATACCTTCTGGCCCGACCGCTACGACTGCGCGCGGGACGACTGGAAGCGCCGGGTAAAGCGCGAGGCCCGGAACACCTGGGAACAGGCTTATTACAACAGCAAGATGCCGCCTCCTCCGCCGCTGCCTAACATGGGTATGGGCCCTGCACATGCTTTTGCCAAGCAGCAGAGCACCACAGACGATGATTTTATCTATGCTTCCGCCGTATTCAGCGGCACCCAGAAGACGGTGCTGTCCAAGAATTTCCAGGGGGGTAACCTCACCGCCATGTTTGGAGGCCTGGAGGTGAACCTGATGCAGGCAGATATCAACGGGACAGCCGTATTGCATGTGAATACCTTCTGCGGTGGCACAGAGATCATTGTGCCGGGCAACTGGACTGTGCGCCTGGAAGAGACCACCATGTTTGGCGGTTCTGAAGATTCCCGTCCCGCCTCCCTGCTCTCTCCTGATCCGAATAAAGTGCTGGTGATCCGCGGTAGTTGCGTATTTGGAGGCCTGGAAGTGAAAAGTTATTAA